From the Polaribacter huanghezhanensis genome, the window TACACCTAATATATAATCTCCGTCTGGACTCCAATCTGCAGAAAAATGCTTTTGATTGTTATCTTTAGTTAGCTGTGTTTCTTCATTTGTATTTAAATCTCGAATCCACAAGTTATCTGAACCACTTTTATCAGAAATAAAAACAATCGAATTTCCGTCTGGACTGTATCTTGGATGCACATCATACGCCATTCCTTTGGTAATTTTTGTTGCTTTTCCTCCAGAAATAGGAATTGTATAGATATCTCCCATCATATCGAACATAATTTCTTTTCCGTTGGGATGCACATCTAAAGACATCCAAGTTCCTTCTTGGGTATTGAATGATAATTTTCTTTCAGGTTCAAGCGGCAATTCTTTTGTTGCTACTTTGGTTGAATCTTTTTTCTGATCAACCTTTTCTTGTGCGACAAGTGTTGTTGCTAAAAACGTTAAAACAAGAAAGAGCTTGGTAAATAGTTTGGTTTTCATTTGGTGATTGGTTAAAGTTAAAATGGTCAATAAATATACATAAATTATTTTTTGTTCTTGTTTTAATTTAACAATCAAACATTTAAAACATTTTTTATAATTTAGAGCAAAATAATTTACAATGCACTACAAAGCCAACACAGTTGATGAATACATCAACCAATTACCAGAAGACTGTAAAGTCGTTTTAACAAAGCTAAGAAAAGTAATCAATCAAAATTTACCAAAAGGTTTTGTAGAGGAAATCAATTATAATATGCCCGGTTATGTAGTGCCGCATTCTTTATATCCAAAAGGATATCATTGTAATACAACGTTACCGTTACCTTTTTTAAACATTGCTTCTCAGAAAAATTTTGTGGTGTTGTATCATATGGGATTGTACGCAAATCCAGAAATATGCGCATGGTTTACTTCTGAATACCCAAAACATTGCAAGCGCAAATTAGATATGGGAAAAAGCTGTGTTCGTTTTAAGAAAATGGACGATATTCCGTATGAATTAATTGGCGAATTGGTGCGAAAAATGACACCGCAACAATGGATTGAAATGTATGAGTCAAAATTAAAAAATTGAAAGATTGGAAACTGATAATTGTCAACTGTTAATTGACAACTGATAACGTTCGGTGATTTTTTTAATACTTTTTATAGATTTTTGAATCCAATCAGCATACAAAGTTTCTTTTTCTTTTTCAGATAATTTCCAATCGATTTCTGATGCTCTCAATCTTGTAGTAACATCTTGTAAAATAATGGCTGCAGCAACAGAAATATTTAAACTTTCTGTAAAACCTACCATCGGAATTTTTAAAAATCCGTCTGCTTGATTCATTGTATGTTCAGAAACGCCTTCTTTTTCTACTCCAAAAACAAAAGCCGATTTTTTTGTGATGTCAAATTCGTGTAAAACACAAGAATCATTATGTGGCGTTGTTGCAATAATTTGATACCCATCACTCCGCAACGCATCCAAACAATCTTGTGTGTTTGTTGCAGATTGATTGTATTTTTTAATGTCCAACCATTTTTGTGATCCTTTAGCAACATGACGCGAAACTTTACTCGAATATTTATTCTGAATGATATGCACATCTTGTAGTCCGAAAATATCACAACTTCGAATAACCGCACTCGAATTATGTGGCTGAAAAATATCTTCTAAAACCACGGTAAAATGTCGTGTTCTATTTTCTAATACTTTACTAAATGTTTCTTTTCGTTTTTCACTTACAAAATCTTCTAGAAAGTGTAAAAACTTAGTATCAATCATATTTTAAAAATCCTTTTTACAAACATACTATAAAAATCCTGTCAGTTCGCATGAATTATATTCATAAAATGATAATGGTTTATTTGTATGTCCGTTCGAGCGGAGTCGAGAACTACTTTTTACCTCTCGACTCCGCTCGAGGAGACATTTTACTTATCATTCCTATAAGAAAGGAAAATTCAAACAAAATAATCAATGATTTTAAAAATCATATTTTAGCTTAAAATTTATGTTAGGTGAAAAATGTAGTGGTATTAACTGGCGCAGGAATTAGTGCAGAAAGCGGACTTAAAACCTTTAGAGATGCTGATGGTTTGTGGGAAGGACACGACATTATTGAAGTTGCTTCTCCGCAAGGTTTTTACAGCAATCCAGCATTGGTATTGGATTTTTACAATCAGCGCAGAAAACAATTACTTTCTGTACAACCCAACAAAGCACATTTAAATCTTAAAAAATTAGAACAAAATTTTAACGTAACTATCATCACTCAAAATGTAGATGATTTGCACGAACGAGCAAAAAGTACAAACATCATTCATTTACATGGCGAATTATTAAAAGTACGAAGTACTAAAAATCCAAATTTAATTTATAACTGGAATAACGATTTAGTTTTGGGTGATTTGTGTGAAGAAAAATCGCAATTAAGACCGCATATTGTTTGGTTTAGAGAAGAAGTTCCGTTCTTAGAAAAAGCAGCAGAAATCACTTTACAAGCAGATATTTTGGTAATTATCGGAACTTCAATGCAAGTATATCCAGCGGCAAGTTTAATCAATTATACAAAACCAAATATTCCTATTTATTTTATTGACCCAAAACCGTCAATATCAGAAAATCAATACAACAATCTTACTGTTATTAAAGATGTTGCGAGTTCTGGAACAGAAAAGTTGTTAAAATTACTTCGAGATTAACCGATTAAAGTATTCAAACAATTCGCCTTTAGCAATAGCACTTCCCTTTTCAATCAAATCAAAGATTTCTAAATTTCGTTCTGATGTGTATTTTTTTGTTCCGTTAAAATACTCAACAGCATCATCCGTTGGATTTGATAATAACCACTCAAATCCTTCTTGTTCTAAAAGATTGATGTCTTTATTTATTTTTACAAAAATTCTATGAATCTCGGTTGAATCACATTTAAACAAGTTAACGCTTTGCTTAGAAAAGTGTTCTAAATAGTTGGTCTTTGTTAACACATCGTCCCAAACTACATCAGAAAAAACATTCATTTCATCTTCTGCAACTTGTGGTTTTTCTTTTTTTAACTGATTCCATTCTTTTACATCGATACTTTGAGTTGCTAAAAAAAGTGCAAATTCTTCGTGTAAAGATTCAAATTGTTCTTTGGTAAGCTGTCTGTATTTCATTATACGTTTGAAAGTTTATTAGGTTTAGTATCTAGACTCCGTTCGATATGATATTAAAATAAAAAAACCTATCAAAGTAAATTGATAGGTTTTAAATATATTATAAAGATTGTTTACTCTGCAGCTATAACGTCAAAAGTAATATCAGCAATTACTGCTCTGTGTAATCTTACAGATGCTTCGTATTTACCTAATCTTTTCACTGATCCACCAACAACTTTGATAAACTTTCTGTCTATTTCAGTTCCTGCTTTTGCAATTGCTTCAGCAACATCTGCATTGTTTACAGAACCAAATAATTTGTCTCCAGAACCAACTTTAGATGTAATCTTAATTTCTAATCCTTTAATTGTATCTGCTATTTTAGTAGCATCTTCAATTATCTTAGCTTCTTTAAAAGCACGTTGCTTTACTGTTTCTGCTAATACTTTTTTTGCAGAAGAAGTCGCCAATATTGCATGTCCTTGTGGGATTAAAAAGTTTCTACCATAACCGTTCTTTACAGTTACAACATCATCTTTAAAACCTACATTTTCTACGTCTTGTTTTAATATTAATTCCATAATGCTTCTTCTTTTTTATTTTAACATATCTCCAACATACGGCATTAAAGCTAAATGACGAGAACGTTTGATAGCTTGTGCAACTTTACGCTGATATTTTAATGATGTTCCTGTTAAACGTCTAGGTAAAATTTTACCTTGCTCATTTACTAAATACATTAAGAAGTCTGCATCTTTATAATCGATGTACTTCATACCGTTTTTCTTAAAACGACAGTATTTAGCTTCTTTTTTAGTTTCAATGTCAAGCGGAGTTAAGTATCTTACTTCTCCCTGCTTATTTCCTTTTGCTTGTTGTTCTATAGATGACATATCTCTTATTTTTTAGCAGATTTTGCACGTGCACTTCTCTTTTCAGCCCAAGCCGCAGCATGTTTATCTAATTTAACAGTTAAATAACGCATAACGCTATCATCTCTTCTAAACTCAAGTTCGTATGAAGAAATTTCTTCTCCAGCCATTTTGAATTCTAATAAGTGGTAAAATCCACTTTTCTTTTTTTGAATTGGATACGCTAATTTTTTTAAGCCCCAATCTTCCTTTGAAATCATTTCGGCACCTTTAGAAACCAAATAGTCATTAAACTTTTGTACTGTTTCCTTTATCTGAGTATCAGATAAAACGGGATTCAAAATGAAAACAGTTTCGTAATGATTCATAAGTAATTGTTTTATAATTATTTTAAGGCTGCAAATGTAAGAATTTTTATTGAAAAATAACACACAATAAATGATTAAAAAATTGAAAGGTTTGAAAAGGCAAAAGGGAAAAGGCAAATGGTAATTGATAATTGATAATTGATAAAATTAAAGATGAACTACCAAATACTAACAACCAAACATTTTTCACTAAGTTTGTGTACATCAATTTAAAATATGCAAATCCCAGAGCTCCCTAATCTAATTCATTACGCAATTCCTGTTTTTATTGCCACCGTTATCATAGAAGTTATTTTAACTGTGAAGGTTAAAATGAAAGAATATGAATACAAAGATGCCGCTACTTCTATTGCAATGGGATTAGGAAATGTTGCCATTGGTTTGATTAGTAAAACCCTGATTTTGGCTATTTTTTATTTGGTGTATAACACCTTTCATCTTTTTGAGATTCCGTTTGTTTGGTGGTCTTGGATCTTGATTTTATTTGCTGAAGATTTAGTGTATTATTGGTTTCATAGAATTAGCCATGAAAATCGTTTTTTTTGGGCGAGTCATATTGTGCATCATTCTTCACAGAAATACAATTTAAGTACTGCTTTACGACAAACTTGGACAGGAAGTTTTACCTCTTTTATCTTTTGGATTCCGTTAGTTTTAGTTGGGTTTCATCCCGTAATGATTTTGGTGCAAATGTCGATTAGCTTGTTGTATCAATATTGGATTCACACAGAATTGATTGATAAATTACCAAAATGGGTTGAGTTTATTTTCAATACTCCGAGTCATCATAGAGTGCATCATGCTACAAATCCGCAGTATTTAGATAGAAATCATGCCGGAATTTTTATCATTTGGGATCGTATTTTTGGATCCTTTGAACCAGAAGTAGAAAAACCAGTTTATGGATTGACCACAAACATCCATACTTTTAATCCGCTTAAAGTTGCTTTTTTAGAATGGTTTGGCTTGTTTAAAGATGTATTTACTTCCAAAACATCCGTCTTTAACAAACTAAAATACTTCTTAAAACCTCCTGGCTGGAAACATGACGGAACAGGAATATTAGCTACTGACATGCGCAAAGAATGGGAAAAGAAACAGCGAAAATAAATGCCACGAATTCACGAACTCTTTTATAGAAACTAAATGTCACATCGAGCGGAGTCGAGATGCAATTATTAGTCAAACTTTTATGAGTTCTCGACTCCGCTCGAACGGACAAAAAAATTACAATTCGTGCATTCGTGGCAAAATTAATTAATTAAAATCAAAACGAACTCCCATCGAAATGTTTCTAACATCCGTATTTTTAAACAACGGATTCATATCATATTTTACATAAAAACCTGTGCTTTTATATGCTAAATACGCACTTACACCATAGTTGAAAATATTCATATTAAAGTTGTCCTTTTGCAACTCCTCTACTTTAGTTCCATTGATATCTGTATATTCAATATATTGGCGAGTTCCTAATTTGAATCCCGCAAAAGCACCAATTCCTAAGCGTACGGATTGATTGGTTCTGTCTCTTTTATGGCCATCAGAATATTCTCCATTTCTAGAAAAATCCCATTCAACGTGTACCGGAAAGTTCATTTGAACATGACGCAACCTATTTTCTGATAAGTTTTCTGGATGTACAACTAAATCGGTCATTTTACCATTTACAACATGATATTTATTGTCTTCTGCTCGTAGATTATTCCATAAAAAAGACAACCCATATTTTAAATACAATTTAGAAGCTTCTTTATCAAAACGCGTTTTCCACGTAAAACCTACTTCGTAAAAATGCGATTGCCAAAACTGATAATTTGAGGTTTCTAAAGAAGATAATTTATGATCTACCAGTACATTATTTACACCCATTGCAAATACAAACTGAGTTGTTGTACTTCTATTTCTTTTGCCTTTACTTTCCCATCTTGTTTTTCTTTCTCTCCAACGATTATTTCTTCTAGAGTAGTAATCTTCGTTGTCGTTTACACGAATTCTAAAGGTTTTGCTTCCTATGGTAAAAGTATCTTCGTCGTCATTAAAATCGGCGTCTTTTTGAGTGTCTTTAATTTTTCCGTTTGCTTTGTCTTGTACCAAGGTTTGTAGCTTTTTTTCTTCTATAGCAACTTTATCTGAAATCACTTTTGCATGAAAATCTGCAGCTTCTTTCTTTAGTTTTTGCGCTTGTTCTGATGTAATTTCTTTGTGCTCTAATTGCAGGTTTATTTTTTCTACTTTTTCTTTTAAAGCAGCTTTTTCTGTTTTGGTAATTAACTCAATTCTATCTGATATTTTTTTTACCTCGTCTTCAAAATTTTTCTCTTGAGAAAAAGCAATCGTTGTACAAAACAACACTAGCATGAATAGTATTTTTTTCATTTTATTATCTTTTTAAAGTATTCTATGTTTAATTATTTCTGTTAGCAATAGCTTCTGCTAATCCTGTTATTTTACCCTTTACAACTTGCATAAAACTCTTTTTAAAAGTTTCTTCATCAATCGTTTTTTCTACGCTTGTTAATAAAGTAGCAGCATCTATTTTTAAGTTTGTTTTATTCAATTCTTTCTGAATGTTTTTCAACACATCATTTCTATCAATATTGTGTTTTTTGTAATATTCGTTGATGTCTTTATCCGGATTTGTAACCGCATACAACAACGCATCACTATTGATTTTTATCGTACTTTTCTGAAGAAATTTCTTTGTTTCTGTCGGAATTGTAATTGTTGTTTCTGTAACTTTCGTTTCGGTTTGATCTACATATTTCAACAACGAATTGCTATCAATTATAATTCTCTTTTGTTTTTTTACATCAATCTTATTATCAGCAATTACAATCGGATTTTCTTCAATAATTTTAGCTTGTTTAATTTGAGTTTTTCTCTTTGTAACAATTGACTTTTTTGGTTGTAGCTTCCCTTCTACTTCATCCGTTTTTACAATTACAGTTTCTGTTTTAATTGTATTCTCAATGGTTGGTTTTACAAATTTTGTAGTATCAATAATGGGAGATGCAACTATAACGTTTGGCGTAATCGGTTTAACAACATCATCAGTATTCATAAAAAAAGCTACTGAAACTACTAGTAGAATTGACGCAGCGTAACCAGCATATAAAAACCAATTTTTACGTTTCTTTTCTTGCGCAAAATCTAATTGATTACTCAATCTTTCCCAAGAAGAATTTGATGGCTTAATTGTTCTCGATTTTAAAGAATCTCTAACAATTTTATCGATATTATTTGTCTCCATTTGCTGTTTTATTCATTCTAACATATTGTGCTTGCAACCATTTTCTCGCTTTAAATAACTGCGATTTTGAGGTGCTTTCAGTAATGTTTAATTCTTTGGCAATTTCGGCGTGTTTATACCCTTCAATTGCATATAAATTAAACACCATTTTATAACCTGTTGGCAATTCATCAATTAACTTCTGAATGTCTTGTAATTCTGTGGTTTCTAAACTATCTATAGCTTGTTTATGAAACACATATTCTTCATCCGATAATTGTACAGGATTCTTTTTTCGCAAATACGAAATACATGTATTTACCATAATTCTTCGAATCCATCCTTCAAAACTTCCTTCGTTTTTAAATTGAGGAAGATGTGTAAAAACTTTTAAAAATCCGGATAACATTAAATCCTCTGCATGATGCAAATCTTTTACATATTGTCTGCAAACACCCAACATTTTAGGAGAATACAACTCGAACAACTCTTGTTGTGCTTCCCTTTTTTGTTTGATGGCATCAGCAATTAACTGATTTGTTTGGTTATGCAATGGTATAATTTTCAATCCGGTTTGATGATTTTTAAACGCCTTACAAATATATAGACTACAGAAGTTCTAAAATGGTTGCTTGCGGTTATTAAAAAAAATGTTTTTTTGAATAAAACTATACTAAAGACGTTCTTAATCCTTATTTGTAACAATTAAAAAATCAATATAAAATAGTTCTCGACTCCACTCGAACTGACAACTGACAACTGTTCACTGATAATTATATCATGAGATTCCTCAATCGTGCCTCATTTCGGAATGACAACTGACAACTGTTCACTGTTCACTGTTCACTGATAATTGTTCACCAAAAAACAAATTCCAGTAAGTAGAACGTTCGATTCTGTAAAGCAAATTGTATCAATGGAATTTACTGAATAAAAATACTTTTCTTTAGCCGAAAGTTGTTCTGTAAAAAGAAGATGTAAGATTTCATATGAGTTAAAAATCAGTAAATCACACAAGATTTCTTTGTGATTCGTAAGCATTTCTGTTAACGTTGGAAAACCTAAGTTTTTATAAGCAATCAATTCCTCTAAATCCATAACGTCATCATCTTCAATTTCGGCTGCTCTAAACTCCTTAAAATAGGTTTCAATTGAAGTAATAAAAGAAGAAATCTCAATTTCTAATTGATACGTAATTTTTTCGTGGTTTTCCCATCTTTGAAACTGACCAAAATTCAAATCTGGAACTTGAAAAAGTTCTTTAGATATAGGTTTATTTTGAATTTTAATTTTCATCTTTTAAAAGATAATTGTTAACTGATTATTATATTATGAGATTCCTCAATCGTGCCTCATTTCGGAATGACAACTGATAACTGATACCTGTTCACTGATAACTGACAACTGTTCACTGTCATTTCGACGATAGGAGAAATCTCATGAAACAAGTGCTAAACATAAGATTCCTCAATCATGCCTCATTTCGGAATGACAACTGCTAACTAATAATTGATCACTGTTCACTGATCACTGTTCACTGCTAACTGTTCACTGATAACTGACAACTGTTCACTGTCATTTCGACGACAGGAGAAATCTCATGAAACAAGTACTAAACATGAGATTCCTCAATCATGCCTCATTTCGGAATGACAACTGTTCACTGTTCACTGTTCACTGATAACTGTTAACCGAATTACTGCGCATCCACATCTACAATAAACCGAATCGGTCTAAAGTCTTTTACCGATTGAAACGTATTTTTAATTTTATCTAACTGTTTCTTCGTTTCTGCTAAGTTTTGTTTTGGCGGAATCTTAATCGTTAAGTTTTTAATGTATTGATTCCGAACTCTAGAAACTACTGGTGCAGTTGGACCTAAAACATGTTCTCTAAATACATTTTGCAAGGCTTTTGCCAACCAATTAACTCCGCTGTCAACTTTGATATAATCTTTGTGTTTTAAGGTGATTTTTATCAATCTGTAATACGGCGAATACTGATATTGCCAGCGTTCTTGCAATTGTTCTTTATACATTTCTGCATAATTTGTGGTAGAAACTTGTTGCAATATTTGATGATATGGATTAAAGGTTTGTATCGCTACATTTCCTTGTTTTTTGGATCTTCCTGCGCGTCCAGAAACTTGAACCATCATATCGTAACTGCGTTCGTGCGCTCTAAAATCTGGAAAATTCAACATATTATCAGCATTTAAAATTCCGACTAATGACACGTTTTCAAAATCCAATCCTTTAGACAACATTTGCGTTCCTACTAAAACATCAATTTCTTGTGCTTCAAAAGCGCCAATTATTTTTTGATATCCGTGTTTTCCACGCGTGGTGTCTAAATCCATTCTTCCAATTTTATATGTCGGAAAAATTTCTTTCAATTCTAATTCAATTTGCTCTGTACCAAAACCTTTGGTATCTAATGTATTACTTCCACAAGCCGCACAATTGTTTGGCATGGCCCGTTGATAATTGCAATAATGACATTTTAATTCGTTTCTGTATTTGTGATATGTTAAACTCACATCACAATTTGGACATTGCGGTGCAATACCACAAGTGGTACATTCTACAACTGGCGAAAATCCACGTCGATTTTGGAATAAAATAACTTGTTCTTTATTTTCTAAAGCTTCAGTAATTAATGTGATTAAACGATCAGAAAAATGACCGTTCATTTGTTTTTTATGATGCTTTTCTTTGATGTTTATCAACTCTATTTTGGGCAATTGTACATTTCCAAATCTGCGATTTAATTCCACCAAACCATATTTTCCATTTTGCGTATTAAAATAACTTTCTAAAGACGGAGTTGCAGAACCCAATAAGATTTTCGCTTTGTGTTGATGCGCCAACACAACTGCTGTATCGCGTGCGTGATAACGTGGTGAAGGTTCAAATTGTTTATACGAAGTTTCGTGTTCTTCATCAACAATGATTAAACCTAAATTAGAAAATGGTAAAAAAACCGAAGATCGTGCGCCTAAAATAATTTGCGCTTTTTGTTTATTTTCCAACACATTATTCCACACTTCAACGCGTTCATTCATTGAATATTTTGAATGAAATACCGAAATTTGATTTCCGAAATAAGCTTCTAATCGCGTAATAATTTGAGTTGTCAAAGCAATTTCTGGCAACAAAAACAAAATCTGTTTTCCTGAGTTTAAATTGTCTTCAATCAGTTTTGTATAGACTTCTGTCTTACCAGAACTTGTAATTCCGTGCAACAAAACCACTTCTTTTTCTTCAAAAGCAGTTTTAATTTCTGACAAAGCATTTTCTTGAAATTCGTTTAGGTTTTTTAAATCGTTTGTAGCTCCTTTAAAATTGATTCTGTCAGTCTGAATTTCATACAATTCAAAAACACCTTTATCCGCCAAGGCTTTAATTATGGCTGCGGAAACTCCAATTTTTGTTTCTAACTCTTTGGCTTTTATTGGTTTTTTATCTGCGGATAATTGAAAGTATCCTAAGACCGCTTCTCGTTGTTTTTTTGCTCTGTTTAATTCTAGTAATAAATTTTGTAACGACTCATCAGAAGTATATTGCGAATGTAAACGAACATATTTTACCATTTTGGGTTTGTACTGTTCGTAAATTTCTTCTTGAATAGAAACCGCTTTTTTCTGAATCAATTCATTGATAATTGGCAATACTTTTTTCTTTCCTAAAATATCAGCAACTTGATGAATGGTTAATTGTGATTGATGTTGCAAGGCTTCAAAAATCAAAAATTCATCATCAGTCAATTCAGTTTCTTCAGTAAATGCATCGTTCTTTAAAACAATGGTTTCGCTTTCTAATAAAAATGCTGATGGCAGCGCAGCGCGATATACATCACCCAAAGAACACATATAATAACTAGCAATCCATTGCCAATTTTGCAATTGAATTTCGGTTACAATTGGTTTCTCATCCAAGATTTGCAAAATTTCAATCGCTTCATATAATGCTGGTTTATTTTCATGAATTTTTAAAACCAGCGCCGTGTACATTTTTGTGTTTCCGAAAGAAACCGCAACACGCATTCCTTTTTGCAGGAATTCAGCTTCTGCTTCCGTCACCGAATAGGTAAAGGTTTTCTGAATCGGAATTGGTAATATGACGTCTATGAAATTCGCGGTCACTTCGAGTGGTTTTACAATTGATAATGAGTAAAATTGTATCGAGAAGTCGTGTTTATAAAAGTTCTCGATACAATTCCGATAAAAAAATCGGAATCACTCGAACTGACAATCGTCAAAATTACTACAAATCAAAACTACGTAAATTTACCTACATAATAAATAGATTTCAAAAGAAGAATTTATCAAAAATAGATTCGTTTAATTTTTTTAAAAAGTGTTTATTTGTAAGATGAACCAAATTATTTCTAATTATGAACAAGAAATAGAAAGTACGGAATACAAAGTCTGTTCTTATAAAATCGATGGCATCAAAATCATTGAAAGAACTGCTTAAATTACTCCGAAAAAAATGGGTCAATTTGTAACTTGCTGGAAACGAAATTACAGAACCACACAAACATTCTGATGCGATTAACTAATGTTTACCCACAATCCGCTAGTTTTTTGATGTTGTGTATAGGTTTTTAGAGTCACGTTGTTTTCTGGTTTTGATAAAGTTGCATCATCCGTTAATAAATCGATGGCAGCATTTCTGGCAGTAACTAAAATGGATGTGTCTTTTACAATATCAGCAATTTTTAAATTCAACACACCACTTTGTTGTGTTCCCATAATATTTCCTGGTCCACGTAGTTTTAAATCAACTTCTGCAATTTTAAATCCGTCTGAAGTTTCTACCATGGTTTTTAAACGTGTTTTTGCATCCGCAGATAATTTAACATCCGATAGTAAAATACAATAACTTTGATCTGCTCCTCGCCCAACGCGTCCACGTAGTTGATGCAATTGACTCAATCCAAAACGCTCAGAACTTTCAACCACCATAACACTTGCATTTGGAACGTTTACGCCGACTTCAATTACAGTTGTTGCTACCATAATTTGCGTTTCTCCTTTTACAAAGCGTTGCATTTCGTATTCTTTATCAGCTGGTTTCATTTTTCCGTGTACAATACTAATTTGATATTGTGGCATTGGAAAATCTCTAGAAATACTTTCGTAACCGTCCATCAAATCTTTATAATCCATTGCTTCAGATTCCTGAATTAAAGGATATACAACATATACTTGTCTTCCTTTTGCAATTTCATCTTTTAAAAATTTAAAAACTGCCAATCTATTACTATCAAATCTGTGAACCGTTTTTACTTCTTTTCTTCCTGGTGGCATTTCATCAATTACAGAAATATCTAAATCACCATACACCGACATTGCCAGAGTTCTCGGAATTGGTGTTGCTGTCATTACCAAAACATGTGGCGGTAATTGGTTTTTTTTCCACATTTTAGAACGTTGTGCCACGCCAAAACGGTGTTGTTCATCAATAATGGCAATTCCTAAATTCTTAAAAATTACTTTATCTTCTAACAACGCGTGCGTCCCTATTAATATATCTAAAGTTTCGTCTTCTAATTGTTGATGGATTTCTCGGCGTTTTTTTGCTTTTACAGAACCTGTTAATAGTGCTACCTTTATAGTACTCTTTTTTAACAACTCAACGATTGCATTATAATGTTGTGTAGCTAATATTTCTGTTGGCGCCATTAAAGACGCTTGGAATCCGTTATCAATGGCCAACAACATGGTTAATAACGCAACAATTGTTTTTCCTGAGCCCACATCGCCTTGCAACAATCTGTTCATATGAATTCCCGTTGCCAAATCTTTACGGATTTCTTTCAACACACGTTTTTGCGCATTGGTTAAATCAAAGGGTAAATTGTTGTTGTAAAAATCAGTAAACTTTTCTCCGACGTTTTCAAAAACATACCCTTTTAATTTTGATTTTCTAATGATTTTCTTTCGGATGAGCTGTAATTGTATAAAAAACAACTCTTCAAACTTTAATCGATATTGTGCTTTTGCCAGGTTTT encodes:
- the priA gene encoding replication restart helicase PriA; this translates as MTANFIDVILPIPIQKTFTYSVTEAEAEFLQKGMRVAVSFGNTKMYTALVLKIHENKPALYEAIEILQILDEKPIVTEIQLQNWQWIASYYMCSLGDVYRAALPSAFLLESETIVLKNDAFTEETELTDDEFLIFEALQHQSQLTIHQVADILGKKKVLPIINELIQKKAVSIQEEIYEQYKPKMVKYVRLHSQYTSDESLQNLLLELNRAKKQREAVLGYFQLSADKKPIKAKELETKIGVSAAIIKALADKGVFELYEIQTDRINFKGATNDLKNLNEFQENALSEIKTAFEEKEVVLLHGITSSGKTEVYTKLIEDNLNSGKQILFLLPEIALTTQIITRLEAYFGNQISVFHSKYSMNERVEVWNNVLENKQKAQIILGARSSVFLPFSNLGLIIVDEEHETSYKQFEPSPRYHARDTAVVLAHQHKAKILLGSATPSLESYFNTQNGKYGLVELNRRFGNVQLPKIELINIKEKHHKKQMNGHFSDRLITLITEALENKEQVILFQNRRGFSPVVECTTCGIAPQCPNCDVSLTYHKYRNELKCHYCNYQRAMPNNCAACGSNTLDTKGFGTEQIELELKEIFPTYKIGRMDLDTTRGKHGYQKIIGAFEAQEIDVLVGTQMLSKGLDFENVSLVGILNADNMLNFPDFRAHERSYDMMVQVSGRAGRSKKQGNVAIQTFNPYHQILQQVSTTNYAEMYKEQLQERWQYQYSPYYRLIKITLKHKDYIKVDSGVNWLAKALQNVFREHVLGPTAPVVSRVRNQYIKNLTIKIPPKQNLAETKKQLDKIKNTFQSVKDFRPIRFIVDVDAQ
- the recG gene encoding ATP-dependent DNA helicase RecG gives rise to the protein MTANRASLLYRELHVKTCSDLLHLFPFRYIDKTQFYKINQLQDSGADVQIIGKITQVKTIQQKRGSRVVATFIDETGTMELVWFKGVKWIKESLKVNVPYVIYGKLNSFNNSFSMPHPEMELLSEHKKKVQSAMQPVYPSTETLGNKNISNKVIRTLIQNLFIQLDGKISETVSETFIHQYGLMSKKEALLNIHFPKSQENLAKAQYRLKFEELFFIQLQLIRKKIIRKSKLKGYVFENVGEKFTDFYNNNLPFDLTNAQKRVLKEIRKDLATGIHMNRLLQGDVGSGKTIVALLTMLLAIDNGFQASLMAPTEILATQHYNAIVELLKKSTIKVALLTGSVKAKKRREIHQQLEDETLDILIGTHALLEDKVIFKNLGIAIIDEQHRFGVAQRSKMWKKNQLPPHVLVMTATPIPRTLAMSVYGDLDISVIDEMPPGRKEVKTVHRFDSNRLAVFKFLKDEIAKGRQVYVVYPLIQESEAMDYKDLMDGYESISRDFPMPQYQISIVHGKMKPADKEYEMQRFVKGETQIMVATTVIEVGVNVPNASVMVVESSERFGLSQLHQLRGRVGRGADQSYCILLSDVKLSADAKTRLKTMVETSDGFKIAEVDLKLRGPGNIMGTQQSGVLNLKIADIVKDTSILVTARNAAIDLLTDDATLSKPENNVTLKTYTQHQKTSGLWVNIS